The following are from one region of the Bos mutus isolate GX-2022 chromosome 18, NWIPB_WYAK_1.1, whole genome shotgun sequence genome:
- the TERF2IP gene encoding telomeric repeat-binding factor 2-interacting protein 1, whose product MAEAMELGKDPNGPTHSSTLFVREDGSSMSFYVRPSPAKRRLSTLILHGGGTLCRVQEPGAVLLAQPGEAAAEASGDFISTQYILDCVERNEKLDLEAYRLGPAPAAYQAPETKPGVLAGGVAAAEPEPQSQAGRMVFTDADDVAIITYVKEHARSASSVTGNALWKAMEKSSLTQHSWQSMKDRYLKRLRGQEHKYLLGEAPVSPSSQKLKRKAEQDPEAADSGEPQNKRTPDLPEEEFEKEEIKENEAAVKKMLVEATREFEEIVVDESPDFEIHITMCDDDPCTPEEDSETQPDEEEEEEEKVSAPEVGAAIKIIRQLMEKFNLDLSTVTQAFLKNSGELEATSSFLESGQRADGYPIWSRQDDLDLQKDDEATRDALVKKFGAQNVARRIEFRKK is encoded by the exons ATGGCGGAGGCGATGGAGTTGGGCAAAGACCCCAATGGACCCACTCACTCCTCGACTCTGTTCGTAAGGGAGGATGGCAGCTCCATGTCCTTCTACGTGCGTCCCAGCCCGGCAAAGCGCCGGCTCTCGACGCTCATCCTGCACGGCGGCGGCACTCTGTGTCGCGTTCAGGAGCCCGGGGCCGTGCTGTTGGCCCAGCCCGGGGAGGCGGCGGCCGAGGCCTCGGGCGACTTTATCTCCACGCAGTACATTCTGGACTGCGTGGAGCGTAACGAGAAGCTCGACCTGGAGGCCTACCGTCTGGGCCCGGCTCCGGCGGCCTACCAGGCCCCAGAGACGAAGCCCGGGGTCCTGGCCGGGGGCGTCGCCGCGGCGGAGCCTGAGCCGCAGTCACAGGCGGGGCGGATGGTCTTCACGGACGCGGACGACGTGGCCATCATAACCTACGTGAAGGAACATGCCCGCTCGGCCAGCTCCGTCACCGGTAACGCCTTGTGGAAAGCGATGGAGAAGAGCTCGCTTACCCAGCACTCCTGGCAGTCCATGAAGGACCGCTACCTGAAGCGCCTGCGGGGCCAGGAGCACAAGTACCTTCTGGGGGAGGCCCCGGTGAGCCCCTCCTCGCAGAAACTCAAGAGGAAGGCCGAGCAAGACCCGGAGGCTGCTGATAGCGGAG AACCACAGAATAAGAGAACTCCAGATTTGCCTgaagaagaatttgaaaaagaagagatcaAGGAGAATGAAGCAGCAGTCAAAAAGATGCTTGTAGAAGCTACCCGAGAGTTTGAGGAGATTGTG GTGGATGAGAGTCCTGATTTTGAAATACACATAACAATGTGTGATGATGATCCATGCACGCCTGAGGAAGACTCAGAAACACAGCCTgatgaggaagaagaagaagaagaaaaagtttctGCACCAGAGGTGGGAGCTGCCATTAAGATCATCCGGCAGTTGATGGAAAAGTTTAACTTGGATCTATCAACAGTTACACAGGCCTTCCTAAAAAATAGTGGTGAGCTGGAGGCTACTTCCTCCTTTTTAGAGTCTGGTCAGAGGGCTGACGGGTATCCTATTTGGTCCCGACAGGATGACTTAGATTTGCAAAAAGATGATGAGGCTACTCGAGATGCATTGGTCAAAAAATTTGGTGCTCAGAATGTAGCTCGGAGGATTGAATTCCGAAAGAAATAA
- the DUXB gene encoding LOW QUALITY PROTEIN: double homeobox protein B (The sequence of the model RefSeq protein was modified relative to this genomic sequence to represent the inferred CDS: inserted 3 bases in 2 codons; deleted 1 base in 1 codon; substituted 1 base at 1 genomic stop codon), whose product MWFQDPRSLYPGQTRSEPVNSLLDGPNVRPGPTCDPRTKCHHAACEACKENSLSTLTSGNDVPVPLTMGGDPDTQDPFWSQYQEHQDHRXQTXMGMLQLEDYPQPQPEHHTKKQPPQDLGQGDISFVLQWWDECCXRLTVEWNPLKGTIETD is encoded by the exons ATGTGGTTTCAGGACCCAAGATCTCTGTACCCTGGGCAGACAAGAAGTGAGCCTGTGAATTCCTTGCTAGATGGCCCAAATGTGAGACCCGGTCCGACA TGTGATCCAAGGACAAAATGTCATCATGCAGCCTGTGAAGCTTGCAAGGAGAACTCTCTCTCCACGCTAACATCTGGGAATGATGTGCCTGTACCGCTGACTATGGGAGGAGACCCAGATACTCAGGATCCCTTCTGGTCCCAATACCAAGAACACCAGGACCACCGATAACAGA ATATGGGAATGCTACAGCTGGAAGACTATCCTCAGCCTCaacctgagcac cacacaaaaaaacaaccgCCACAGGATCTGGGCCAGGGGGACATATCTTTCGTTCTGCAGTGGTGGGATGAGTGCTG TAGGCTGACTGTAGAGTGGAATCCTCTAAAGGGAACCATCGAAACAGACTGA